One stretch of Rosistilla oblonga DNA includes these proteins:
- a CDS encoding protein kinase domain-containing protein — MLVPGRQLAGIGADLSLGSDYELIEVLGEGGMGTVYLARQTSLDRLVALKMVRPMDETRASQLRKTGRLDKAENNRRNQFLSEAIVTGDLDHPNIVPIHDLALADDKALFYAMKKVDGIPWSKAIMDKSQDENLEILLKVCDAIGFAHARGVVHRDIKPENVMLGEFGVVMLMDWGLAIPTSKCKKKSSIQKAASLGGSPAYMAPEMAAGPIESIGPASDIYLLGAVLFEIITGRPPHIGNNLTQCLKAAVTNQIVEVSSRHDGELMQIARTAMATKPSRRYASAADLQKAIRQYRSHAESIMMTVRADTDLLQAEESNEYTDFARATFGFEEALTLWPGNEIAELGLDKARVAYATTALEKEDFELGLSLLDDQHENHRPLIEKLQHGQHDRDSRRGRLRLAKQVAVGLVAFILLGGSGALYKISTEKNRAVDAERQARTNARLAEAKRAEALENMELARRSQVEAEYQKGIAQEEADEADRQRAIATQKALEAESNFQLAAANERKAVKNAEEAARQEQIALQQRSIAMKNAEEAIRQRENAVYEAYVAQIGLAKARIDQNEFDDARRILLELKAQTTDDEPPGWEWQWLWQQANQAQDDKPLAAAGRNLAINPTATQAIVTLDDGTTQRIEIDDAGEITTADVGQLPKLGSVEVTAISPDQQSIATAGADGIVRLYDAKTLELRSVLRGHSDEITSLGFVDEQRLISGSRDRTLRLWDLNQQRELAQCWHIAAVNDLSLSVADGRVRVLAVVADERSGRAVVWDLVAGQFQRVGDFLEHDAPLMAVALSADGLRAASGDRSGRVLVWETNAIHPVDYASRITMAVNAISGTDAPTKPAAESELRSRQAPSFTELIDLQNDDTLKLTPADSQTSPAAAHTDAIESIEFNDDGTQLLTTSDDYTIKLWDVASNRLTKTLRGHGGWVRDAVFFPGNDGRILSIGNDAAVRVWQPATLHETVAFQSTESDTPSLQTRPHDDEIWSASFNADGTKIVTASRDHTARILEIDPKTLGFKNTVDLVDEDGRLQEGSPFVALSLAVDPSHNRLFVGSADSTVRVWDMGSGSQISSAAGTGLNTTLAVSSNGSLLVTGSSDEEARFLVWEIDAQGMIAEQPKFRLKQHQTTVTAIAISPDNRLIFTGDRNGLGLLWDSATGKTVGAALNQHLGFRINAAQFTPDSQQLLIAADDQKVSRVDLDTLQLLDVLPHPGFVTRLSIAPDGRSAATLAESSLEGTLTSTVTLWDLSNGKDRVIDRAVRRGEATEGDAAKNQRIVSVRFGDSETLVTSHDQTSGDFVKIWRLGDAKAAVGQVLQMPKKLATLADAVPMGSDRLLSLAGDAAFLWDLKSLNHIRSYRSHGGVTEADFSFDGKYVVTGSRSIRIWDVASGRSLQKMEVPHDGAVRTVQFSPIESDYTFASGGEDGVCRLWRWDPQQQAITLIKELQVAGTEKATIHQVRFSPDGKYLLSVGDDAVARVWSVDQDQPPRLFKDKESDAPFLCGAFSDDGEWIAVGSEDRQARVWQLTDDGEGADTPRSVLQGHADQIEAIGFLGSDPRQRRIMTASRDKSARLWDPRLSDRSGKGREILALRKHSLGLTAVDATRDGSLMMTASRDGTIILWPAGYATPTM, encoded by the coding sequence GTGTTGGTTCCCGGTCGCCAATTGGCCGGAATCGGTGCCGACTTGAGTCTCGGGTCGGATTACGAACTGATCGAGGTCTTGGGCGAAGGCGGCATGGGAACCGTCTACCTGGCTCGCCAGACTTCGCTCGATCGCTTGGTGGCGCTCAAGATGGTCCGTCCGATGGACGAAACCCGAGCTAGCCAACTCCGCAAAACCGGCCGCTTGGATAAAGCGGAAAACAACCGGCGAAATCAGTTTTTATCCGAAGCGATCGTCACCGGCGACCTCGACCATCCCAACATCGTGCCGATCCACGACCTCGCCTTGGCCGACGACAAGGCTTTGTTCTATGCGATGAAGAAGGTCGACGGGATCCCGTGGTCCAAAGCGATCATGGACAAATCGCAAGACGAGAATCTCGAGATCTTGCTGAAAGTCTGCGATGCGATCGGGTTCGCGCATGCCCGCGGCGTCGTCCATCGCGACATCAAGCCCGAAAACGTGATGCTTGGCGAGTTTGGGGTCGTGATGCTGATGGACTGGGGACTGGCGATCCCAACCTCCAAGTGCAAAAAGAAATCCTCGATTCAAAAAGCCGCCAGCTTGGGCGGATCGCCAGCCTACATGGCTCCCGAAATGGCAGCCGGCCCGATCGAGAGCATCGGACCGGCCAGCGACATCTATTTGTTAGGCGCTGTGCTGTTCGAGATCATCACGGGCCGACCGCCACACATCGGCAACAACTTGACCCAGTGTCTCAAAGCTGCGGTCACCAACCAGATCGTCGAAGTCTCCAGCCGGCACGATGGCGAACTGATGCAGATCGCTCGCACCGCGATGGCGACTAAACCGTCGCGACGCTACGCCAGCGCCGCCGATCTGCAGAAAGCGATTCGCCAGTACCGTTCGCATGCCGAGAGCATCATGATGACGGTGCGAGCGGATACCGATCTGCTGCAGGCGGAAGAATCGAACGAATACACCGATTTCGCGCGGGCCACGTTTGGATTCGAAGAGGCGTTGACGCTTTGGCCGGGCAACGAGATCGCCGAACTGGGGCTCGACAAAGCTCGTGTCGCTTACGCCACCACCGCCTTGGAAAAAGAGGACTTCGAGCTTGGGCTGTCGCTGTTGGACGATCAGCACGAGAACCATCGTCCGCTGATCGAGAAGCTTCAACACGGACAACACGACCGCGATTCGCGGCGCGGTCGACTGCGCCTCGCCAAACAAGTCGCCGTCGGCCTGGTCGCTTTTATCCTGCTGGGCGGCAGCGGCGCACTCTATAAGATCAGCACCGAAAAGAACCGCGCGGTCGACGCCGAACGCCAAGCTCGCACAAACGCTCGGCTCGCGGAAGCCAAGCGAGCCGAAGCGCTCGAGAACATGGAACTGGCGCGACGCAGCCAGGTCGAAGCGGAGTACCAGAAGGGAATCGCCCAAGAAGAGGCGGATGAAGCCGATCGGCAGCGGGCGATCGCCACGCAAAAAGCGCTCGAAGCGGAGAGCAATTTCCAATTGGCCGCGGCCAACGAACGCAAAGCGGTCAAAAATGCGGAAGAGGCGGCTCGCCAAGAACAGATCGCTTTGCAGCAACGTTCGATCGCGATGAAAAATGCCGAAGAAGCGATCCGCCAACGCGAGAACGCTGTCTACGAAGCTTATGTCGCGCAAATCGGTTTGGCCAAAGCGAGGATCGATCAAAACGAATTCGATGACGCCCGCCGGATCCTGCTGGAATTGAAAGCGCAAACGACCGACGATGAACCGCCCGGATGGGAATGGCAATGGCTATGGCAGCAAGCCAATCAAGCTCAAGACGACAAACCGTTGGCCGCCGCCGGCCGCAATCTGGCGATCAACCCCACCGCGACTCAAGCGATCGTGACGCTCGACGATGGCACGACACAACGCATCGAGATCGACGACGCCGGGGAGATCACGACAGCTGACGTCGGGCAATTGCCCAAGCTGGGTTCGGTCGAGGTGACGGCGATCTCTCCCGATCAACAGTCGATCGCAACGGCGGGTGCCGACGGGATCGTGCGGTTGTACGATGCCAAGACGCTCGAGTTGCGGAGCGTGTTACGTGGTCATAGCGACGAGATCACATCGCTTGGTTTTGTCGACGAGCAGCGTTTGATCAGCGGCAGCCGCGATCGGACGCTTCGATTGTGGGATCTGAACCAACAGCGAGAACTGGCCCAGTGTTGGCACATCGCCGCTGTCAACGACCTGTCGCTGTCGGTCGCCGACGGACGGGTCCGCGTTCTGGCGGTAGTCGCCGATGAACGATCCGGCCGCGCCGTGGTCTGGGACCTCGTGGCGGGACAGTTTCAACGCGTCGGCGATTTCCTGGAACACGACGCGCCACTGATGGCCGTCGCCCTTTCCGCCGATGGACTCCGCGCCGCCTCGGGAGACCGCAGCGGGCGCGTGCTCGTTTGGGAAACCAACGCGATTCACCCCGTCGATTATGCTTCGCGGATCACGATGGCAGTCAATGCGATCTCGGGAACCGACGCACCGACAAAACCGGCTGCCGAATCGGAACTGCGATCGCGGCAAGCTCCGTCGTTTACAGAACTTATCGATTTGCAAAACGATGATACGCTTAAGCTGACGCCCGCCGATTCGCAGACGTCCCCCGCGGCGGCGCACACCGATGCCATCGAATCGATCGAGTTCAACGACGATGGGACGCAACTGCTGACGACCTCCGACGACTACACGATCAAGCTCTGGGATGTCGCATCAAATCGCTTGACCAAGACGCTTCGCGGGCACGGCGGCTGGGTTCGCGACGCGGTCTTCTTTCCAGGAAACGATGGCCGGATCTTGTCGATAGGAAACGATGCGGCGGTCCGCGTCTGGCAACCGGCGACTCTACATGAGACCGTTGCGTTCCAGTCGACCGAATCGGACACGCCGTCGCTGCAGACGCGTCCGCACGACGATGAGATCTGGTCGGCGTCGTTTAACGCCGACGGAACGAAGATCGTCACGGCCAGCCGAGATCACACAGCTCGCATTTTGGAGATCGATCCGAAGACGCTGGGCTTCAAAAACACTGTCGACTTGGTCGACGAGGACGGACGCCTGCAAGAGGGTTCGCCGTTTGTTGCCCTTTCGCTGGCGGTCGATCCCAGCCACAACCGGTTGTTTGTCGGCAGCGCCGATTCCACCGTACGCGTCTGGGACATGGGAAGCGGCAGCCAAATTTCGAGTGCTGCGGGAACCGGGCTCAACACAACGCTTGCCGTCTCATCCAACGGCAGCTTGTTAGTCACTGGCAGCAGCGACGAAGAAGCGCGGTTCCTGGTTTGGGAAATCGACGCGCAGGGGATGATCGCGGAACAGCCGAAGTTCCGACTGAAACAACATCAAACCACCGTCACCGCGATCGCGATCTCTCCCGATAACCGATTGATCTTCACCGGCGATCGCAACGGGTTGGGCCTGCTTTGGGATAGTGCGACGGGCAAAACCGTCGGGGCTGCGTTGAATCAACACCTTGGATTCCGGATCAATGCGGCACAGTTCACGCCCGACAGCCAGCAGCTGTTGATTGCCGCCGACGACCAAAAGGTCTCGCGGGTCGATTTGGATACGCTGCAATTGTTGGATGTCCTTCCGCATCCAGGTTTTGTCACTCGGCTGAGCATCGCCCCCGATGGTCGCAGCGCCGCGACGTTGGCGGAATCGTCGCTCGAAGGGACGCTCACCAGCACCGTCACGCTGTGGGACCTCAGCAATGGAAAGGACCGCGTGATCGATCGCGCTGTCCGCCGCGGCGAAGCGACTGAGGGCGACGCTGCTAAAAACCAACGCATCGTGAGCGTTCGATTTGGCGATTCGGAAACGCTTGTCACGTCGCATGATCAAACCTCCGGCGACTTTGTCAAAATCTGGAGACTCGGCGACGCCAAGGCCGCCGTTGGCCAAGTCTTGCAGATGCCGAAGAAACTGGCGACGTTAGCCGATGCGGTCCCGATGGGATCCGACCGTCTGCTCTCGCTGGCCGGCGACGCCGCCTTCCTATGGGACCTAAAAAGCCTGAATCACATTCGCAGCTATCGATCGCATGGGGGCGTGACCGAAGCCGATTTCTCGTTCGACGGAAAGTATGTCGTCACGGGAAGTCGATCGATCCGAATCTGGGACGTCGCCTCGGGGCGGTCGCTGCAGAAGATGGAGGTCCCGCACGATGGAGCAGTCCGCACCGTACAATTTTCGCCCATCGAATCCGACTACACATTTGCCAGCGGCGGCGAGGATGGTGTCTGCCGTCTGTGGCGTTGGGATCCGCAGCAGCAAGCGATCACGTTGATCAAAGAATTGCAGGTCGCGGGAACCGAGAAAGCGACGATTCATCAAGTCCGGTTTTCCCCCGACGGGAAATATTTGTTGAGCGTTGGCGACGATGCGGTCGCTCGCGTCTGGAGCGTCGACCAAGATCAACCGCCACGCCTGTTCAAAGACAAGGAATCCGATGCACCTTTCTTGTGCGGAGCGTTCTCCGACGATGGGGAATGGATCGCCGTAGGGTCTGAAGACCGGCAGGCGCGCGTCTGGCAATTGACCGACGACGGCGAGGGGGCCGACACACCGCGAAGCGTCTTGCAGGGACACGCCGATCAGATCGAAGCGATCGGATTTTTGGGGAGCGATCCGCGACAGCGTCGCATCATGACCGCCAGCCGCGATAAATCGGCGCGGCTGTGGGACCCGCGACTGTCCGATCGGTCTGGCAAGGGACGCGAGATCCTCGCGCTCCGCAAGCACTCCTTGGGGCTGACTGCCGTCGACGCCACGCGCGATGGCAGCCTGATGATGACCGCCAGCCGAGATGGCACGATCATCTTGTGGCCTGCCGGCTATGCGACGCCAACAATGTAG
- a CDS encoding endonuclease/exonuclease/phosphatase family protein translates to MARRKSRKSSRLTTVIWTLVATVSSGGIGGYLKSDLPVVGPLVQRFISDEEEKLAGAFPAPSANGYPAATATNNPGYAQGYPPPGIDPRAIPTSANPARRYPPANPQSGTNYVQPTSAAMRPAPVQQAASRKPTDRLLIATFNIQVFGASKLGKPEVVEVLAAVVRQFDIVAIQEVRAKADNILPDFVSAINADGSRYSFLIGPRLGRSNSKEQYAYIFDTNRIEHDPQAVGTMQDPNDLLHREPFVARFRARTASPQHAFTFWLVDTHTDPDEVPEEVAALADVFRVMQTARADEDDVILLGDLNASEKQLGPLGQIPGITWVVRNAMTNTRQNKAYDNILFHAQATQEFTGRWGVFDLERAFGLSREQALDVSDHLPVWAEFQIWEAPHQARVAEAAPAMQR, encoded by the coding sequence GTGGCACGCAGAAAGTCGCGCAAGAGCTCTCGATTGACAACGGTCATTTGGACGTTGGTCGCCACCGTTTCCAGCGGCGGGATCGGCGGCTATTTGAAGTCGGATCTCCCCGTCGTTGGACCGCTCGTGCAGCGGTTCATCAGTGATGAGGAGGAAAAACTTGCTGGCGCGTTCCCAGCTCCCAGCGCGAACGGCTACCCGGCGGCGACTGCAACAAACAATCCCGGCTACGCCCAAGGATATCCTCCGCCGGGAATCGACCCTCGAGCGATTCCAACCTCCGCAAATCCAGCACGCCGATACCCGCCAGCCAATCCGCAGTCGGGGACGAATTACGTGCAGCCCACATCGGCGGCGATGCGACCTGCCCCGGTGCAGCAGGCTGCCTCGCGGAAGCCGACCGACCGACTGCTGATCGCGACCTTTAACATCCAGGTTTTCGGGGCCAGCAAGCTTGGCAAGCCGGAGGTCGTCGAGGTTTTGGCGGCGGTCGTTCGCCAGTTTGATATCGTCGCAATTCAAGAAGTCCGCGCCAAAGCGGACAACATCCTGCCCGACTTTGTCAGTGCGATCAACGCCGATGGCAGCCGATACAGCTTTTTGATCGGTCCTCGCTTGGGACGGTCCAACAGCAAAGAACAATACGCCTACATCTTTGATACCAACCGCATCGAGCACGACCCTCAAGCCGTCGGCACGATGCAAGATCCCAACGACCTGCTGCACCGAGAACCTTTTGTTGCACGGTTCCGCGCCCGCACGGCGTCGCCGCAGCATGCGTTTACGTTTTGGTTAGTCGATACGCACACCGACCCCGACGAAGTTCCCGAAGAGGTCGCTGCCTTGGCCGATGTGTTTCGCGTGATGCAAACGGCGCGAGCCGATGAAGACGACGTGATCTTGCTGGGAGATCTAAATGCCAGCGAGAAGCAACTCGGTCCACTGGGACAGATTCCGGGTATCACTTGGGTCGTTCGCAATGCGATGACCAACACGCGACAGAACAAAGCGTACGACAACATCCTTTTCCATGCCCAAGCGACGCAGGAGTTTACCGGGCGATGGGGCGTGTTCGATCTCGAACGCGCCTTTGGTTTGTCGCGTGAACAGGCACTGGATGTCTCCGACCATCTGCCAGTGTGGGCGGAGTTTCAAATCTGGGAAGCCCCCCACCAAGCTCGCGTCGCCGAAGCGGCTCCGGCGATGCAACGCTAG
- a CDS encoding PQQ-binding-like beta-propeller repeat protein: MRSASIARFLGCAGLILCGSFATAENWPQFRGPHFNGSSTETNLPTEFSRTENVRWSADLPGPSAATPAIWGDHIFVSSTSPGNDELLALCFDRKTGKQLWKHEIAKGTRQDTRSTFAAPSPVTDGKVAIFFFGNGELVAYDFDGKQQWKRNLQSEYGSFAFQWTFSTSPLIYQNRLIMQVLQRDTPVNGRGLADKVNESYLMAIDPQTGENIWRIIRPSKAQAESREAFTTPIPYQHDGREELLVIGGDAITGHDPATGKELWRWGTWNPQRIGHWRHVPSPVVGDETILICAPKKDPIYAVAAGGKGLLDDSSIRWISTDDRNLTSDVPTPAFYDGDFFVLSDLRKMLMRVEPKTGKVKWEVKTPGLKKYEASPTVADGKIYVVNFAGDVVIFDAETGEIINNVSMDDPSENNVRSSVVVSGGNLFIRVNHKLYCIGK, encoded by the coding sequence ATGCGTTCCGCTTCTATCGCTCGATTCCTTGGATGCGCAGGACTGATCCTGTGCGGAAGCTTTGCCACAGCGGAAAACTGGCCTCAGTTCCGTGGTCCGCATTTTAATGGCTCGTCGACCGAGACGAATCTGCCGACCGAGTTTTCGCGCACCGAAAACGTCCGCTGGTCAGCCGACCTGCCCGGACCAAGCGCTGCGACGCCCGCGATCTGGGGCGATCATATCTTCGTCTCCAGCACCTCGCCCGGAAACGATGAACTGCTGGCACTCTGCTTCGATCGCAAGACGGGCAAGCAGTTGTGGAAACATGAGATCGCCAAGGGAACACGGCAGGACACGCGAAGCACCTTTGCGGCACCATCGCCGGTGACCGACGGGAAGGTAGCGATCTTCTTCTTCGGCAACGGCGAATTGGTCGCTTACGACTTCGACGGCAAACAGCAATGGAAGCGCAACCTTCAAAGCGAATACGGATCGTTTGCGTTCCAGTGGACCTTCTCGACAAGCCCGCTGATCTATCAGAACCGCTTGATCATGCAAGTCCTGCAACGCGACACCCCCGTCAACGGACGCGGCTTGGCCGACAAGGTGAACGAATCGTATCTGATGGCGATCGATCCGCAGACCGGCGAAAACATCTGGCGGATCATTCGCCCGAGCAAGGCACAGGCGGAATCGCGTGAAGCCTTTACGACTCCGATCCCCTATCAGCACGACGGGCGAGAAGAGCTGTTGGTGATCGGCGGCGACGCGATCACCGGCCACGATCCGGCGACCGGGAAAGAACTGTGGCGTTGGGGGACTTGGAATCCGCAACGCATCGGGCACTGGCGTCACGTTCCCTCTCCCGTGGTTGGCGATGAAACGATCCTGATCTGTGCTCCAAAGAAAGACCCGATCTACGCGGTTGCCGCCGGCGGCAAAGGCTTGTTGGACGACTCGTCGATCCGCTGGATCAGCACCGACGATCGCAATTTGACGTCCGACGTTCCCACCCCTGCGTTTTACGATGGCGACTTCTTTGTCCTCAGCGACCTGCGGAAGATGCTGATGCGAGTCGAACCAAAGACCGGGAAGGTCAAATGGGAAGTTAAAACGCCTGGACTGAAGAAGTACGAAGCTTCGCCGACCGTTGCCGATGGCAAGATCTACGTGGTCAACTTTGCTGGCGACGTGGTCATCTTCGATGCCGAGACGGGCGAGATCATCAACAACGTTTCGATGGATGATCCGAGCGAAAACAACGTCCGGTCGAGCGTTGTCGTCTCTGGCGGCAACCTGTTCATCCGCGTGAACCACAAGCTGTATTGCATCGGCAAATAG
- a CDS encoding GntP family permease codes for MIHPLIVMAVGIALVIGLIMWLRVNAFIALLIAAISVSLLTLEPVPQPTGAGDSTSQSVGYRLAGDAMSRVTAAFGETCGNIAIVIALAAVIGTCMMDSGAADRIVRAFMSMLGEKRAPWALMGSGYVLAIPVFFDTVFYLLVPLARSFYRRTGGAYLKCILAISAGGAITHTLVPPTPGPLTMAANLGIDMGTMILIGAMVALPAAIAGILVAGLLDRMFDIPMREVAGHEEPEPLADDQLPSLFASLLPVLLPVVMIALHTVASTLSSRELLTKAEVEAVAQGTTLDAQVAAIQAEAELAGKNVSKDEVLKQVKAETLAEYGAPGFFTNASRVTNVVGNPAFALLISTIIAMGVYIRQRTPSRQDVAKMVELSLMSGGVIILITAAGSAFGAMLKQGGVGDSIRQIAESTFGDTSPGTVMLFLGFGLASLLKIAQGSSTAAMIIVSGMMAGIIDGTELPYGTVYIATAIGAGSLVGSWMNDSGFWIFAKMGGLTEGEALKTWTPLLAVLGIVGMAATLVLSRIMP; via the coding sequence ATGATTCATCCGTTGATTGTGATGGCGGTCGGCATTGCGCTGGTCATTGGTTTGATCATGTGGCTGCGCGTCAATGCGTTTATCGCGTTGTTGATCGCTGCGATCAGTGTCAGTTTGTTGACGCTGGAACCGGTGCCGCAGCCCACCGGGGCGGGTGATTCGACATCGCAGAGCGTCGGATATCGATTGGCTGGCGATGCGATGTCGCGGGTGACTGCTGCCTTTGGTGAAACGTGTGGCAACATCGCGATCGTGATCGCGTTGGCGGCGGTGATCGGCACCTGCATGATGGACAGCGGTGCGGCGGACAGAATTGTTCGCGCGTTCATGTCGATGCTTGGGGAAAAGCGAGCCCCGTGGGCGTTGATGGGCAGCGGGTATGTGCTGGCGATACCGGTCTTCTTCGATACGGTTTTCTATCTGCTGGTGCCACTGGCGCGGTCGTTTTATCGACGAACTGGCGGAGCCTATCTGAAGTGCATTTTGGCGATCAGTGCTGGCGGAGCGATCACGCATACGTTGGTCCCGCCGACTCCCGGTCCGTTGACGATGGCTGCGAATCTGGGCATCGATATGGGGACGATGATTTTGATCGGGGCGATGGTTGCCTTGCCCGCAGCGATTGCAGGCATCTTGGTCGCGGGGCTGTTGGACCGGATGTTCGATATCCCGATGCGAGAGGTCGCTGGTCATGAAGAGCCCGAGCCGCTGGCCGACGACCAATTGCCAAGCTTGTTCGCGTCGCTGTTGCCCGTGCTGTTGCCGGTGGTGATGATCGCGCTGCATACCGTTGCCAGCACCCTTTCATCGCGAGAATTGCTCACCAAAGCCGAGGTCGAAGCTGTGGCTCAAGGGACTACCTTGGATGCTCAGGTCGCAGCGATCCAGGCGGAAGCCGAACTGGCCGGAAAGAATGTATCGAAGGATGAGGTTCTGAAGCAGGTCAAAGCCGAAACCTTGGCCGAGTACGGAGCGCCCGGGTTCTTCACTAACGCAAGTCGTGTGACCAACGTGGTTGGTAATCCAGCCTTCGCGCTGCTGATTTCTACGATCATCGCGATGGGAGTTTATATCCGGCAGCGGACGCCCAGCAGGCAGGATGTTGCCAAGATGGTGGAGCTGTCGTTGATGAGCGGCGGCGTGATCATCTTGATCACGGCGGCAGGCTCTGCGTTTGGGGCGATGTTGAAGCAGGGAGGTGTTGGCGATTCGATTCGACAGATCGCCGAAAGCACCTTCGGCGACACGAGCCCGGGCACGGTGATGCTGTTCCTGGGCTTCGGTTTGGCGTCGCTGCTGAAGATCGCTCAAGGTTCCAGCACCGCGGCGATGATCATCGTCTCGGGGATGATGGCGGGGATCATCGACGGCACCGAACTGCCTTATGGTACCGTTTATATCGCAACCGCGATCGGTGCGGGTTCGCTGGTCGGATCTTGGATGAACGACAGCGGTTTTTGGATCTTTGCCAAGATGGGCGGCTTGACCGAAGGGGAAGCCCTGAAAACCTGGACTCCGTTGTTAGCGGTCCTGGGAATCGTCGGCATGGCGGCGACGCTGGTCCTTTCGCGAATCATGCCGTAG
- a CDS encoding Rpn family recombination-promoting nuclease/putative transposase, producing the protein MPLGIRPLVDFAFKKIFGSPENTSALIGLLNAVLKLQSPIREVTILNPFSHQEFEDAKQIVLDVRARDQSDRWLNIEMQVSIASGLLKRLTYYACSMYVDQLQSGDNYSNLNPAISICLLNKNLFTDSPQPHHRFQMLDRSSGRQLTDAIEVHTVELLKYNLEEASIATASRIEQWVFFLLRAHEFDEKRLRELLPAIEFQQAIATVATISEKTEDRSMYDQREKALRDHEWRLAAAREEGEKIGEARGVVLGRIQILQSILSMTVSSEAALRDATTEQLIEIEADLQRIARARGQA; encoded by the coding sequence ATGCCGCTGGGCATCCGTCCGCTCGTCGATTTCGCCTTCAAGAAGATTTTCGGGAGTCCCGAGAACACTTCGGCGTTGATCGGTCTGCTGAATGCAGTGTTGAAGCTGCAGTCGCCGATTCGGGAAGTCACGATCCTGAATCCGTTCAGCCACCAAGAGTTTGAAGACGCCAAGCAGATCGTGCTGGATGTCCGCGCTCGCGATCAGAGCGACCGCTGGTTGAACATCGAGATGCAGGTTTCCATCGCAAGCGGTCTGCTGAAACGCTTGACTTATTACGCCTGTTCGATGTACGTCGATCAATTGCAATCCGGCGACAATTATTCAAATCTGAACCCAGCGATCTCGATCTGTTTGCTGAACAAGAACCTGTTTACCGATTCGCCTCAGCCACACCATCGGTTTCAGATGCTCGATCGCTCCAGCGGTCGCCAGCTGACCGATGCGATCGAAGTACACACTGTCGAACTTCTGAAGTACAATTTAGAGGAAGCTTCGATAGCGACGGCGAGCCGCATCGAGCAATGGGTTTTCTTTTTGCTGAGGGCTCACGAGTTCGACGAAAAACGTTTGCGTGAACTGTTACCAGCGATCGAGTTCCAGCAGGCAATCGCAACCGTGGCAACTATCTCTGAAAAGACCGAGGACCGATCGATGTACGATCAACGTGAAAAAGCGCTCCGCGATCACGAATGGCGACTAGCCGCCGCGCGTGAGGAAGGCGAGAAAATCGGCGAAGCTCGCGGCGTGGTTTTGGGCAGGATTCAGATATTGCAGAGCATTCTGTCGATGACGGTTTCCAGCGAAGCAGCGTTGCGCGACGCAACGACCGAACAATTGATCGAGATCGAAGCCGACCTACAGCGAATCGCCCGCGCACGCGGCCAAGCTTAA